One Solirubrobacterales bacterium DNA window includes the following coding sequences:
- the argB gene encoding acetylglutamate kinase, whose product MSEAAKAEQIASVLAGNGVAIDDESVNVLLEALPYIREFHGKTLVIKYGGAAMREEPLRQAFAQDVVLLKHVGMNPVVIHGGGPEITKYMERLGIEVRFHHGLRVSDRETVEVAKMVLLGKLNAELVGRINRAGSRAIGLSGEDGGLFEVAPVENAAEVGFVGGIESVDIDVLNHISTDFVPVIASVGSDREGNSYNINADEAAGKVAAALGAYKVVFLTDVVGWLSDPEDPDSRISETTVGELEAALESIGGGMRPKLGACVQAMRGGAGNAYIIDGRRPHSLLLELFTDAGLGTKVHP is encoded by the coding sequence ATGAGCGAAGCAGCCAAAGCCGAACAGATCGCGTCCGTCCTGGCAGGCAACGGCGTGGCGATCGATGACGAGAGCGTCAACGTGCTGCTCGAGGCGCTGCCCTATATCCGGGAGTTCCACGGCAAGACCCTGGTGATCAAGTACGGCGGGGCGGCCATGCGTGAAGAGCCGCTGCGTCAGGCCTTCGCCCAGGACGTGGTTCTGCTCAAGCATGTGGGGATGAATCCGGTCGTGATTCACGGCGGCGGGCCGGAGATCACCAAGTACATGGAACGGCTCGGGATCGAGGTTCGTTTCCACCACGGACTGCGGGTATCGGACCGGGAGACGGTCGAGGTGGCAAAGATGGTGCTGCTCGGCAAGCTGAACGCGGAGCTGGTCGGCCGGATCAACCGGGCCGGATCCAGGGCGATCGGACTGTCCGGCGAGGACGGTGGCCTGTTCGAGGTCGCCCCGGTCGAGAACGCCGCCGAGGTCGGCTTTGTCGGCGGGATCGAGTCGGTGGACATCGATGTCCTCAACCACATCTCGACCGACTTCGTTCCGGTGATTGCCTCGGTCGGATCGGATCGGGAAGGCAACTCGTACAACATCAACGCGGACGAGGCGGCCGGCAAGGTTGCGGCGGCACTGGGGGCCTACAAGGTGGTCTTCCTGACCGACGTGGTCGGCTGGCTCAGCGACCCGGAGGACCCGGACAGCCGGATCTCGGAGACCACCGTGGGGGAACTCGAAGCCGCCCTGGAATCGATCGGCGGCGGGATGCGTCCCAAGCTCGGGGCCTGCGTCCAGGCGATGCGGGGCGGGGCCGGAAACGCCTACATCATCGACGGCCGTCGCCCGCACTCGCTGCTGCTGGAACTGTTCACCGACGCCGGACTCGGGACCAAGGTGCATCCGTGA